A DNA window from Methanomassiliicoccus sp. contains the following coding sequences:
- a CDS encoding translation initiation factor IF-6 yields MKLSSYNGNPFIGVYCVANESLSLVPMDAPPSLVSDIEEGMGTKVLITSLASSSILGTLTAMNSYGGITTGMAALAEVRPIRKHLQFKRIKDRLNACGNNILVNDNAALVNPDLGRTAIKQIEDTLQVEVVQGMVAGHKTVGSVCVATNKGVLCHPSTSKAELEMLRSLFKVPTGIGTLNYGAPLVGASMVANSKGAAIGFRSTPIEMGRVEDVLFP; encoded by the coding sequence ATGAAGCTCTCCAGCTACAATGGGAACCCGTTCATCGGAGTGTACTGCGTGGCCAATGAGAGCCTTTCCCTGGTACCAATGGACGCACCCCCGAGCCTGGTCTCGGACATCGAGGAGGGGATGGGGACCAAGGTATTGATCACCTCCCTGGCCTCCTCCTCCATCCTCGGCACCCTGACGGCGATGAACTCCTATGGGGGCATCACCACCGGCATGGCGGCCCTGGCTGAGGTGCGCCCGATTCGTAAGCACCTGCAGTTCAAGCGGATAAAGGACCGTCTGAACGCCTGCGGGAACAACATCCTGGTCAACGACAACGCTGCCCTGGTCAACCCGGACCTCGGGCGCACGGCGATCAAGCAGATCGAGGATACCCTCCAGGTGGAGGTCGTTCAGGGCATGGTTGCGGGCCACAAAACGGTCGGTTCGGTCTGCGTGGCTACCAACAAGGGCGTTCTGTGTCATCCATCCACCAGTAAGGCCGAGCTGGAAATGCTCCGCTCGCTGTTCAAGGTGCCCACCGGCATCGGGACACTGAACTACGGCGCTCCCCTGGTGGGGGCGAGCATGGTCGCCAATTCCAAGGGCGCGGCGATAGGCTTCCGCTCCACGCCCATCGAGATGGGTAGGGTCGAGGACGTCCTGTTCCCGTGA
- a CDS encoding MMPL family transporter, which produces MFAGLADLITRRFKLIIIAWIIALLFALPLVPLASHVVQYEETEMAPATLPSSVANEYISASFGSFAHQPTTLIVLTSPDVTDNETRRVALEIEDALGDASLFGDINKVEVTSVYSLSESYTLNVVKALNYAYYSANLSAYLFFGIPQEYRDLWARTNESATALYGVSEGYAQAWEQAAADDPSRTVQQVDDATYSAFHGQLETEAQGMNASERALLLGWYHAFSAGWNSTASLSSQPQQRAVAAHSAAFQPFLDSLDLPSTDKDFLTRVNDSFANRPADFANVSEFARQVVDENIEATIAEVSSGQISYGNVSTGQVALVRDYMDAVYSWWSTLGSQPSDETFDAALQELSLNFSQAVADGETREVLLGSRAAVGNLTNYNDLALRSSLITGYVASMPAVAERLAPQKWLVAAAGEMGSFDLNTAVALSQAIVANSSLDSYPYRFPSVIISQLVSADNSTMVLGLTYADVDGDLHPGRECVDAVRSIVAGVVDGTNVRYHVTGTDALNTDMEESTFEDLRIIEPITIVLVLVLIGLFFRSFVASSIPPLAVGVALGISYAAVYLIGAYVFSVHYAVLTLLLTAMIGAGCDYCIFILSRYREERGRGRDKVASVRQAVIWAGESILTSGATVIIGFGVLAIGEFSLFKSLGVILALGITVALLVALTLLPSILMLLGDRTFWPSRVGRPAKPRTRPGYFTRSARFSIKHAKVLLVAAILVSIPATCLTMSVNTSYDYIGSMADMESKQGLMIIQDGFGGGKITPTQIAVEMDSPVMKDDAFDPTMLSPIENLSATIASLDNVKMVIGPTRPYGSPVDITNSSLMESLSAITGRMVSEDRRAVLLTVTFQAEPFDMRSIDSIQELRDVASEVQGADHVENMLVGGSTASMFDIAVMTQGDFGRMAVLAIACIYIVLMAVMGSVVSPLRSILTILLSISWTMAVALVLFQDVLGQPILYLAPMILLLVCLGLGMDYDILLTTRVREEVAKGRSNNDAIVHAVEQTGGIITACGIIMAAAFGSMMLSNGYLLREFGFVLMFAILLDATIVRIYLVPAIMSLLGDWNWWAPSVLRKMNERRNKGRLATLAEAGAAEHALDDERGVS; this is translated from the coding sequence ATGTTCGCGGGTCTGGCCGATCTGATCACCAGGCGGTTCAAGCTGATAATCATCGCCTGGATCATAGCTCTGCTCTTTGCCCTCCCCCTGGTCCCGCTGGCGAGTCATGTGGTCCAGTATGAGGAAACGGAGATGGCTCCGGCGACCCTGCCCTCATCCGTCGCCAACGAGTATATCTCCGCCAGCTTCGGGAGCTTCGCCCACCAGCCCACCACTCTCATCGTCCTCACCTCCCCCGATGTCACCGATAACGAGACCAGGCGGGTGGCCTTGGAGATCGAGGACGCCCTCGGGGACGCCTCTCTGTTTGGAGACATCAATAAGGTCGAGGTCACCTCCGTATACTCGCTCTCCGAGAGTTACACTCTCAACGTAGTAAAGGCTCTTAATTACGCATACTACAGCGCCAACTTATCCGCCTACCTATTTTTTGGCATACCCCAGGAGTACCGGGATCTGTGGGCGCGGACCAACGAGTCGGCCACCGCGCTGTACGGCGTGTCCGAAGGGTACGCCCAGGCCTGGGAGCAGGCTGCCGCAGACGATCCCTCCCGAACGGTACAGCAGGTGGACGACGCAACGTATTCGGCGTTCCACGGGCAGCTCGAGACCGAGGCCCAGGGCATGAACGCCTCGGAACGAGCCCTCCTCCTCGGATGGTATCATGCGTTCTCCGCCGGCTGGAACTCCACCGCGTCGCTATCCTCCCAGCCTCAGCAAAGGGCCGTAGCCGCCCACTCCGCTGCCTTCCAGCCGTTCCTAGACAGCCTCGACCTGCCGAGCACAGACAAGGACTTCCTGACGCGGGTCAACGACTCCTTCGCCAACAGGCCGGCCGACTTCGCCAACGTAAGCGAGTTCGCCCGGCAGGTCGTCGACGAGAACATCGAAGCCACCATCGCCGAGGTGTCCTCGGGGCAGATATCCTACGGCAACGTCTCGACCGGGCAGGTCGCCCTGGTCCGTGACTACATGGATGCAGTGTACTCGTGGTGGTCCACCCTCGGTTCGCAGCCGTCGGATGAGACCTTCGATGCTGCCCTTCAGGAACTGTCCCTAAACTTCAGCCAGGCAGTCGCCGACGGCGAGACCCGGGAGGTTCTTCTGGGCTCCCGGGCGGCCGTGGGCAACCTGACCAATTATAATGATCTCGCTCTCCGGTCATCCCTTATCACCGGCTACGTCGCCTCCATGCCCGCGGTGGCTGAACGGTTGGCCCCTCAGAAATGGCTGGTAGCGGCGGCCGGAGAGATGGGCTCATTCGACCTCAACACCGCCGTCGCGCTCAGCCAGGCCATTGTGGCCAACTCATCGTTGGACAGCTATCCCTACAGGTTCCCCTCAGTTATCATTAGCCAGCTGGTGTCGGCGGACAACTCCACCATGGTCCTGGGCCTGACCTACGCTGACGTCGATGGGGACCTCCATCCGGGAAGGGAGTGCGTCGACGCCGTTCGCTCCATCGTCGCCGGGGTCGTTGACGGCACCAACGTCCGATACCATGTGACCGGGACGGACGCATTGAACACCGATATGGAGGAGAGCACATTCGAGGACCTGAGGATCATCGAGCCCATCACCATCGTCCTCGTCCTCGTCCTCATCGGCCTGTTCTTCCGCTCCTTTGTTGCCTCCTCCATTCCTCCCTTGGCGGTAGGCGTGGCGCTGGGGATCAGCTACGCGGCGGTGTACCTCATAGGCGCGTACGTGTTCTCGGTCCATTACGCGGTCCTGACGCTCCTCCTCACGGCGATGATCGGGGCGGGCTGCGACTACTGTATCTTCATCCTATCTCGCTACCGGGAGGAGAGGGGGCGGGGAAGGGACAAGGTCGCCAGCGTTCGCCAGGCCGTCATCTGGGCGGGGGAGAGCATTCTCACTTCGGGAGCAACGGTCATCATCGGTTTCGGGGTGCTGGCCATCGGCGAGTTCTCGCTGTTCAAATCCCTGGGCGTGATCCTGGCATTGGGCATCACTGTCGCCCTGCTGGTCGCGTTGACCTTGTTGCCCTCGATCCTCATGCTGCTGGGAGACAGGACCTTCTGGCCGTCGAGAGTAGGCCGTCCGGCTAAACCGCGTACGCGACCCGGTTACTTCACCCGCAGCGCCAGGTTCTCGATAAAGCATGCCAAGGTACTGCTTGTGGCGGCAATCCTTGTCTCCATCCCCGCCACCTGCCTCACGATGTCCGTGAACACCAGCTACGACTACATCGGTTCGATGGCGGACATGGAGAGCAAGCAGGGCCTGATGATAATCCAGGACGGCTTTGGGGGCGGTAAGATCACTCCTACCCAGATCGCGGTGGAGATGGACTCCCCGGTGATGAAGGACGACGCTTTCGATCCGACCATGCTATCGCCGATCGAGAACCTTTCGGCGACCATCGCCAGCCTTGACAACGTCAAGATGGTCATCGGCCCCACCAGGCCGTACGGAAGCCCCGTCGACATCACAAACTCATCGCTGATGGAGAGCCTAAGCGCCATCACTGGCCGGATGGTCAGCGAGGACCGACGGGCGGTGCTGCTCACCGTCACCTTCCAGGCCGAACCGTTCGACATGCGTTCCATCGACAGCATCCAGGAGCTGAGGGATGTCGCCAGCGAGGTCCAGGGCGCGGACCATGTGGAGAATATGCTGGTGGGAGGGTCGACCGCCTCCATGTTCGACATCGCGGTGATGACTCAGGGCGACTTCGGCCGGATGGCGGTGCTGGCGATTGCATGCATCTACATCGTGCTGATGGCGGTCATGGGTTCGGTCGTCAGCCCCCTGCGCTCTATCCTAACCATATTGCTGAGCATCTCTTGGACCATGGCGGTGGCTCTCGTGCTGTTCCAGGACGTCCTGGGGCAGCCGATTCTGTATCTGGCCCCGATGATCCTGCTGCTGGTGTGTCTGGGCTTGGGGATGGACTATGACATTCTTCTCACGACCAGAGTCAGGGAGGAGGTGGCCAAAGGAAGAAGCAACAACGACGCCATCGTGCACGCGGTGGAGCAGACCGGAGGCATAATCACCGCTTGCGGCATCATCATGGCCGCGGCCTTCGGTTCGATGATGCTCTCCAACGGCTACCTGCTCCGAGAGTTCGGCTTCGTCCTCATGTTCGCCATCCTTCTCGATGCCACAATCGTCCGCATCTACCTGGTACCGGCCATCATGTCCTTGTTGGGTGATTGGAACTGGTGGGCCCCTTCGGTCCTGAGGAAGATGAACGAGCGGCGCAACAAGGGCCGGCTAGCGACGCTGGCCGAGGCAGGAGCAGCCGAACACGCGCTCGACGACGAAAGGGGCGTGTCCTGA
- a CDS encoding 50S ribosomal protein L31e — protein MDEKVMNITLKKTKAAPRSKKAKRAINEIREHVIRHMKAEEDKIWIDHRLNEAIWANGIHRPPMHITVKAVKFEDGLVEVSLPEDSTVEE, from the coding sequence ATGGACGAGAAGGTAATGAACATCACGCTCAAGAAGACCAAGGCCGCCCCCCGCTCCAAGAAGGCAAAGAGGGCTATCAACGAGATCCGGGAGCATGTCATCCGGCACATGAAGGCCGAAGAGGACAAGATCTGGATCGACCACCGCCTCAACGAGGCCATCTGGGCCAACGGTATCCACCGGCCCCCCATGCACATCACCGTGAAGGCGGTCAAGTTCGAGGACGGCCTGGTAGAGGTCTCCCTCCCGGAAGACTCGACCGTAGAAGAGTAA
- a CDS encoding 50S ribosomal protein L39e — protein MTRNKPLAMKTRLMRAEKSNRRVPAWVMIRTNRTVLRHPKRRSWRQSKLKE, from the coding sequence ATGACCAGGAACAAGCCGTTAGCAATGAAGACCCGCCTCATGAGGGCGGAAAAGTCCAACCGCAGGGTACCTGCTTGGGTCATGATAAGGACCAACAGGACCGTTCTCCGCCATCCTAAGAGGAGAAGCTGGAGACAGAGCAAGCTCAAGGAGTGA
- a CDS encoding UbiX family flavin prenyltransferase — translation MRYVVAITGCSGIRYGIRLLEELEGEKELIVSEMGRKVLEHETNISYEDLCAMADEVYDDHDLFAPPASGTHVIDAMIVCPCSQSTIAKLASGVSDSLLTRSASVTMKEHRKLVLVPRETPLNTIMLENELRLARSGAIILPASPAFYHQPRNLDMMVDFVVGKILDQLEQEHDLFKRWDEERLLH, via the coding sequence ATGCGTTACGTCGTGGCCATCACCGGCTGCTCGGGGATACGATACGGCATCAGGCTGCTCGAGGAGCTCGAGGGGGAGAAGGAGCTCATCGTCTCCGAAATGGGAAGGAAGGTCCTGGAGCACGAGACGAACATCAGCTACGAGGACCTGTGCGCGATGGCCGATGAGGTCTACGACGACCATGACCTATTCGCTCCGCCAGCTTCGGGCACTCACGTCATCGATGCCATGATCGTCTGTCCCTGCTCCCAGTCCACCATCGCCAAGCTCGCCTCGGGGGTCTCCGACAGCCTGCTGACCCGGTCCGCCTCGGTGACCATGAAGGAGCATCGCAAGCTCGTCCTCGTGCCCCGGGAGACCCCGCTCAACACTATCATGCTGGAGAACGAGCTTAGGCTGGCCCGCTCCGGGGCCATCATCCTTCCGGCCTCCCCGGCCTTCTATCATCAGCCGAGAAACCTCGATATGATGGTCGACTTTGTCGTGGGCAAGATACTCGACCAGCTAGAGCAGGAGCACGACCTGTTCAAGCGGTGGGATGAGGAAAGGCTGCTCCACTAG
- a CDS encoding ribbon-helix-helix domain-containing protein — protein MDGERISLRLEPEDLELLDAFIEKHPEYSNRSNFARVAIRSFIEQFEGTKTNEITKNVKSNVITIEVPRFAHETIMSSVRAGIYNSPEEAIVECVRKRYINIEEAIENIKREKLENLKGTVQMVPD, from the coding sequence TTGGACGGAGAAAGGATCTCACTGCGGTTGGAACCCGAGGATCTCGAGCTCCTTGATGCCTTCATCGAGAAGCATCCGGAATACTCGAACCGTTCCAACTTTGCCAGGGTGGCCATTCGTTCGTTCATAGAACAGTTCGAGGGGACCAAGACCAATGAGATCACCAAGAACGTCAAGAGCAACGTGATCACGATCGAGGTCCCCCGATTCGCGCACGAGACCATCATGTCCTCGGTTCGGGCAGGGATATACAATTCCCCCGAGGAAGCGATAGTTGAGTGCGTCAGGAAGCGGTACATCAACATCGAAGAGGCCATTGAGAACATAAAACGGGAAAAACTGGAAAATCTCAAAGGCACGGTGCAGATGGTACCAGATTAG
- the iorB gene encoding indolepyruvate ferredoxin oxidoreductase subunit beta: MKYNIQLVGVGGQGVLLASTVLGNAAVAEGLEVAMSEVHGMAQRGGSVLCSVRMGQDILSPLIPMGAADLLLGFEPVETCRSLSTVNRDSHIVTSITPVVPISVSAGKDAYPKVDDMLEAIRSVNKNLIALDATALAMQAGRAITANSVLIGAISAVKGFPLSKERMLGSLLEVVPTKARDINVKAFELGFARVRSV, from the coding sequence GTGAAGTACAACATTCAACTGGTAGGGGTCGGAGGACAGGGTGTGCTTCTGGCATCCACGGTCCTGGGCAACGCGGCGGTGGCCGAGGGGCTGGAGGTGGCGATGTCCGAGGTCCATGGCATGGCCCAGAGGGGAGGCAGCGTGCTGTGCTCGGTACGCATGGGGCAGGACATCCTAAGTCCGCTCATCCCGATGGGAGCAGCAGACCTCTTGCTGGGCTTCGAACCGGTGGAGACCTGCCGGTCCCTCAGCACCGTCAACCGGGACAGCCACATCGTCACCAGCATCACGCCCGTGGTCCCCATAAGTGTGTCGGCCGGGAAGGATGCCTATCCCAAGGTGGACGACATGCTCGAGGCCATCCGTTCGGTGAACAAGAACCTCATCGCCCTCGACGCAACGGCTCTGGCGATGCAGGCGGGGAGGGCGATCACCGCCAATTCGGTGCTCATCGGCGCCATCTCCGCGGTAAAAGGCTTCCCGCTGTCCAAGGAGCGCATGCTGGGTTCGCTGCTCGAGGTCGTCCCGACCAAGGCCCGGGACATCAACGTGAAGGCGTTCGAACTCGGCTTCGCCAGGGTGCGTTCGGTCTGA
- a CDS encoding DNA-binding protein: MQDAELEELRRRKMAQMQQSQDAQLQQQAMVAERQKQMEQARLEVMRRILSPDARERLAKVRMAYPDVAAAVEDQLIQLLQMGRIQDQIDDNTLKAILRKVSPQKRDIKIERV, translated from the coding sequence ATGCAGGATGCTGAACTCGAGGAACTACGCCGCCGCAAGATGGCGCAGATGCAGCAGTCTCAAGACGCCCAGCTCCAGCAGCAGGCCATGGTGGCCGAGCGGCAGAAGCAGATGGAGCAGGCGCGCCTGGAGGTCATGAGAAGGATCCTATCCCCCGACGCCCGGGAAAGGTTGGCCAAGGTCCGAATGGCATACCCGGACGTGGCCGCCGCGGTGGAGGACCAGCTCATACAGTTGCTCCAGATGGGCAGGATCCAGGACCAGATCGATGACAACACTCTGAAGGCCATCCTCAGAAAGGTATCGCCTCAGAAGAGAGACATTAAGATAGAAAGGGTGTAA
- the leuS gene encoding leucine--tRNA ligase — MSSWTAEIEAKWQARWSDARLFEANRDSRPKFMIIFAYPGLTGYLHVGHMRGYTYVDAIARYKRMTGFNVLFPVGTHATGNGAISLAKRIKEQDKKTVDYLLANGCPEEMLPKLVEPHQVVGFFNQVYVNQYWKRFGFLADWRRFTSTTNPDYGKFIQWQFRKLNESGLLIQKPYFAPACVECGPVAVDASETDLSKGGNAETTEYTLLKFRCGDMFLVAATLRPETVYGQTNFWVNPEVEYVKVRRNGETWVISRPSYDKMRFQKDDLELIGTVPGKELIGRMAVAPVIHREVPVLPATFCKPEVGTGLVTSVPSDAPDDWISLRLLQEDDEAMARYGLDQAMVRAIKPIPIIETKGYGPMPAVEMIDKMGITQAGDPRLDEAKKAIYKDGFHTGRMISTCGEFAGMKVEEAKELIKQMMIKSGEAELFYDLSEEVVCRCGRPVVIKKVDDQWFIDYANAVLTEDSKRHAKSMHILPQDYYVNVQGVLDWFRERACVRQGNWLGTRFPFDPKWIIEAISDSTLYPIYYIVAPYYNSGQLKIESLNEAFFDYVFLGKGDVAEVSTSTGVAPELLNRIREDVFYWYPLDINLGGKEHMTVHFPAFLMNHVAILPEQLWPRGIFVNWYVTGKLGKISKSKGGAEPIPDAAERFGVDAMRLYYAHIAAPFADVAWDEDAIVNYSSRIERVMRTLEEMKALNGSDVQKVDHWLLSRLSNRAQVIHSSMDEFDLRRMANEAYFETLADMRWYLRRGGNNADTVTKAVKAWVRMMAPITPHVAEEMWAGLGEKGFVSIAPYPEAEELPSDPLAEAAENYLEEVMTDINEILKVTGIAPKRIFIYTTPQWKRDILAIGLELARSKQLTVPTLTKAVMGRDDLKRRGKESADFARKTAEDLMKRSEIEMRQLAMEIDEFAYLSDASSFLARELGCEVAVYQADDAKAPDPQKKARAAQPHRPAIYVE; from the coding sequence ATGTCGAGCTGGACCGCGGAGATTGAAGCCAAGTGGCAGGCGCGTTGGTCAGATGCTAGGCTATTCGAGGCGAACCGTGACTCGAGGCCTAAGTTCATGATAATCTTCGCTTACCCTGGTTTGACCGGCTACCTGCACGTCGGCCACATGCGCGGGTACACCTATGTCGACGCCATCGCCAGGTACAAGCGTATGACCGGGTTCAACGTCCTCTTTCCGGTCGGCACGCATGCCACCGGCAACGGAGCGATATCCCTGGCCAAGAGGATCAAGGAGCAGGACAAGAAGACCGTCGACTACCTCCTGGCCAACGGCTGCCCGGAGGAGATGCTGCCGAAACTGGTGGAGCCTCATCAGGTGGTCGGCTTTTTCAACCAGGTATATGTGAACCAGTATTGGAAGCGCTTCGGCTTTCTCGCCGACTGGCGCCGCTTCACCTCGACCACCAATCCCGACTATGGTAAGTTCATTCAATGGCAGTTCCGCAAACTTAACGAGTCCGGACTGCTGATCCAAAAACCATACTTCGCCCCGGCTTGTGTGGAGTGCGGACCGGTAGCGGTAGACGCGTCGGAGACCGACCTATCCAAGGGAGGGAACGCGGAGACGACCGAGTACACCCTTCTCAAGTTCAGATGCGGAGACATGTTCCTGGTGGCAGCGACCCTGAGGCCAGAGACAGTCTACGGTCAGACCAACTTCTGGGTCAACCCGGAGGTCGAGTACGTCAAAGTTCGGAGGAATGGCGAGACCTGGGTCATCAGCCGCCCATCGTATGACAAGATGCGCTTCCAGAAGGACGACCTGGAGCTCATCGGAACGGTACCGGGTAAGGAGCTCATTGGCCGCATGGCCGTGGCACCGGTCATCCACCGTGAGGTCCCTGTGCTCCCGGCCACGTTCTGCAAGCCCGAGGTAGGCACCGGGCTGGTTACCAGCGTGCCCTCGGATGCACCGGACGACTGGATTTCTCTGCGTCTGCTGCAGGAAGACGATGAGGCCATGGCCAGATACGGTCTGGACCAGGCAATGGTACGGGCCATCAAGCCCATCCCCATCATCGAGACTAAGGGCTATGGTCCGATGCCAGCCGTGGAAATGATCGACAAGATGGGTATTACCCAGGCCGGCGATCCCCGACTGGATGAGGCGAAAAAGGCCATCTACAAGGACGGATTCCACACCGGCCGAATGATCTCCACCTGCGGCGAGTTCGCCGGGATGAAGGTCGAGGAGGCGAAGGAGCTCATCAAGCAGATGATGATCAAGAGCGGAGAAGCCGAGCTGTTCTATGACCTCTCCGAGGAAGTGGTTTGCCGTTGCGGCCGGCCCGTGGTCATCAAGAAGGTCGACGACCAGTGGTTCATCGACTACGCGAACGCCGTGCTCACCGAGGACAGCAAGCGCCATGCCAAGAGCATGCACATACTCCCCCAGGACTATTACGTCAACGTCCAAGGGGTCCTGGACTGGTTCAGGGAGAGAGCCTGCGTGCGCCAGGGTAACTGGCTGGGGACCCGCTTCCCCTTCGATCCCAAATGGATCATCGAGGCTATATCCGACTCCACCCTATACCCGATCTACTACATCGTCGCCCCCTACTACAACTCCGGGCAGCTCAAGATTGAGTCTCTCAACGAGGCGTTCTTCGACTATGTCTTCCTGGGCAAGGGAGATGTCGCCGAAGTCTCCACCTCCACCGGTGTAGCCCCGGAGCTGCTGAACCGGATCCGGGAAGATGTGTTCTACTGGTATCCCCTGGACATCAACCTGGGAGGGAAGGAGCACATGACCGTGCACTTCCCTGCCTTCCTCATGAACCATGTCGCCATTCTTCCAGAGCAACTGTGGCCCCGCGGCATTTTCGTCAACTGGTACGTGACCGGGAAGCTGGGCAAGATCTCGAAGTCCAAGGGCGGGGCCGAACCGATCCCCGACGCGGCGGAGCGCTTCGGGGTGGACGCGATGCGGCTGTACTACGCACACATCGCTGCCCCCTTCGCCGACGTGGCCTGGGATGAGGACGCCATTGTCAACTACTCCTCGAGGATCGAGCGGGTCATGAGAACCCTGGAGGAGATGAAGGCGCTGAATGGATCAGATGTGCAGAAGGTCGACCACTGGCTGCTGTCCCGCCTCTCCAATAGGGCCCAAGTCATCCATTCATCTATGGACGAGTTCGACCTCCGTCGTATGGCCAACGAGGCCTACTTTGAGACCCTGGCGGATATGCGATGGTACCTCCGGCGGGGAGGCAACAATGCTGATACGGTGACCAAGGCGGTCAAGGCATGGGTACGCATGATGGCCCCCATCACTCCGCATGTGGCCGAGGAGATGTGGGCCGGCCTGGGAGAGAAGGGTTTCGTTTCCATTGCTCCGTATCCAGAAGCGGAGGAGCTCCCATCGGACCCCCTGGCCGAGGCAGCCGAGAACTACCTGGAGGAGGTCATGACCGACATCAATGAGATCCTCAAGGTCACCGGGATCGCTCCGAAGCGGATATTCATCTACACCACTCCGCAGTGGAAGCGGGACATCCTCGCTATCGGCCTGGAGCTGGCGAGGTCAAAACAGCTGACCGTCCCCACCCTGACCAAGGCAGTCATGGGTCGCGACGACCTCAAGCGCCGGGGGAAGGAGTCGGCTGATTTCGCCCGGAAGACAGCCGAAGACCTGATGAAGCGCTCCGAAATTGAGATGCGGCAACTGGCTATGGAGATCGATGAGTTCGCTTACCTCAGCGATGCTTCAAGCTTCCTTGCCAGGGAGCTCGGCTGCGAGGTGGCGGTGTATCAGGCGGATGACGCCAAGGCCCCGGACCCCCAGAAGAAGGCTCGGGCGGCCCAGCCCCATCGGCCCGCCATCTACGTCGAGTGA
- a CDS encoding 30S ribosomal protein S19e, which produces MVTVYDVPPEKLIAKAAAQLKQIDTIKVPDWAEFAKTGRHTEKAPVQEDWWFTRSASVLRKVYLKGPIGASRLAAEYGGFADRGSKPNKAVKGSRAIARRCLIQLEQSGLIAKHKRDGRVITPKGQAMLDNAAKAVYDETH; this is translated from the coding sequence ATGGTCACAGTCTATGATGTCCCACCGGAGAAGCTTATTGCCAAGGCCGCGGCCCAGCTCAAGCAGATCGATACGATAAAGGTCCCGGACTGGGCAGAGTTCGCGAAGACCGGAAGGCATACCGAGAAAGCCCCCGTCCAGGAAGACTGGTGGTTCACTCGGTCCGCTTCCGTTCTCAGGAAGGTATACCTTAAGGGCCCCATCGGAGCCTCCCGACTCGCTGCCGAGTACGGCGGCTTCGCCGACCGGGGTTCCAAGCCCAACAAGGCCGTCAAGGGCAGCAGGGCCATCGCCCGGCGCTGCTTGATCCAGCTAGAGCAGTCTGGCCTCATTGCCAAGCACAAGAGGGATGGCAGGGTCATCACTCCCAAGGGCCAGGCCATGCTCGACAATGCCGCAAAAGCGGTATATGACGAGACCCACTGA
- a CDS encoding ATP-NAD kinase family protein, producing MRVGLVINPIAGMGGAVGLKGTDTPEVLEEAIRRGARPIAQDRTDEALRAAGDLFAYDFITAGGLMGEDVLRRHTTSVTVVCSPSGITTDKDTGSACEAILEAGVDLLLFTGGDGTARDVMDVVDERVPAIGIPSGVKMHSGVFANTPHDAGVLLRRTRVENLPAHRSEVMDIDEAEVRLGSVSASLYGYMLTPEEPTLMQPYKLALGGATEDQHKEAIAKYFVDTMKDGVLYILGPGTTLEAVGRRLEVGKTLLGVDLVADRRLLAKDVDEDTILKTLEVYPEARIVVSPIGAQGFIFGRGNQQISHRVIEKVGVRNVIILATPIKMKETKTLRVDTGDAELDEELRGYGKVIIGWGLQQVAPVN from the coding sequence GTGCGCGTTGGACTCGTCATCAACCCGATAGCTGGGATGGGGGGAGCGGTTGGGCTCAAGGGGACGGACACCCCTGAGGTCCTGGAGGAAGCGATCAGACGGGGAGCCCGTCCCATTGCCCAAGATCGGACTGATGAGGCGCTGCGCGCCGCCGGCGATCTCTTCGCCTATGATTTCATCACCGCCGGAGGACTGATGGGAGAGGACGTCCTCCGCCGTCATACCACGAGTGTGACGGTCGTGTGCTCGCCCTCCGGCATCACCACTGACAAGGATACTGGGTCTGCTTGCGAGGCCATCCTTGAGGCAGGAGTGGACCTGCTGCTCTTCACCGGCGGCGACGGCACCGCCCGGGACGTCATGGACGTCGTCGATGAGAGGGTGCCGGCCATCGGCATCCCGTCCGGAGTCAAGATGCACTCGGGGGTGTTCGCCAATACCCCTCACGACGCCGGGGTCCTGCTGCGCCGCACTAGGGTAGAGAACCTCCCCGCCCACCGGTCCGAGGTTATGGACATCGATGAAGCCGAGGTCCGTCTGGGCAGCGTGAGCGCCTCCCTGTACGGATACATGCTGACACCCGAGGAGCCGACCCTGATGCAGCCATATAAGCTCGCTCTCGGGGGGGCGACCGAGGACCAGCACAAGGAGGCCATCGCCAAGTACTTCGTGGACACGATGAAAGATGGTGTCCTCTACATCCTCGGTCCAGGGACGACATTGGAAGCGGTGGGCCGGAGGCTGGAAGTAGGCAAGACCTTGCTGGGAGTCGACCTGGTGGCCGACCGCCGTCTCCTGGCCAAGGATGTCGATGAGGATACCATCCTCAAGACCCTGGAGGTGTACCCTGAGGCTCGCATAGTGGTTTCGCCCATCGGGGCCCAGGGGTTCATATTCGGCCGCGGTAACCAGCAGATATCGCACCGTGTCATCGAGAAAGTGGGAGTACGCAACGTTATCATCCTGGCTACCCCCATCAAGATGAAGGAGACCAAGACCCTACGGGTCGATACCGGGGACGCCGAGCTGGACGAGGAGCTGAGAGGATACGGTAAAGTGATCATCGGGTGGGGGCTGCAGCAGGTCGCTCCGGTGAATTAA